One region of Termitidicoccus mucosus genomic DNA includes:
- the kduI gene encoding 5-dehydro-4-deoxy-D-glucuronate isomerase, with protein MKVHYSASPDCTNVMSTEKLRETYLLQNLFQPGQIVAHYTDLDRMIVVGVQPAGSPIKLGNYKPIGSSYFLERREIGILNLTAKTGTVTVGSAKYELGHLDCLYIGLGEKDVSFSGDTQFYCISTPAHAKYPTAVLRGEDIKTPPIGDPANANRRVIRRYIHQKEGGIKSCQLVMGCTTLETGSVWNTMPSHVHNRRTEIYLYFDIPQDQMVVHLMGEPDRTRHLTVRDREVALSPSWSIHTGVGTAAYRFVWAMGGDNQQYEDMDPVATKDLR; from the coding sequence ATGAAAGTCCATTATTCCGCCAGTCCCGACTGCACCAATGTCATGTCCACGGAAAAACTCCGCGAGACCTATCTGCTTCAAAACCTCTTTCAGCCCGGCCAGATCGTCGCCCACTACACCGACCTCGACCGCATGATCGTCGTCGGCGTGCAGCCCGCCGGCTCCCCCATCAAACTCGGCAACTACAAGCCGATCGGTTCCTCCTACTTCCTCGAACGCCGCGAAATCGGCATCCTCAACCTCACTGCCAAGACCGGCACCGTCACCGTCGGCTCCGCCAAATACGAGCTCGGCCACCTCGACTGCCTCTACATCGGCCTCGGGGAAAAAGACGTCTCCTTCTCCGGCGACACCCAGTTCTACTGCATCAGCACCCCCGCCCACGCCAAATATCCCACGGCGGTGCTCCGCGGCGAGGACATCAAGACGCCCCCCATCGGCGACCCCGCCAACGCCAACCGCCGCGTCATCCGCCGCTACATCCACCAAAAGGAAGGCGGCATTAAGAGCTGCCAGCTCGTCATGGGCTGCACCACGCTCGAAACCGGCAGCGTCTGGAACACCATGCCCTCGCACGTGCACAACCGCCGCACCGAAATTTATCTCTACTTCGACATTCCGCAGGACCAGATGGTCGTCCATCTCATGGGCGAGCCCGACCGCACCCGCCACCTCACCGTCCGCGACCGCGAAGTCGCCCTCTCCCCCTCCTGGTCCATCCACACCGGCGTCGGCACCGCCGCCTACCGCTTCGTCTGGGCCATGGGCGGCGACAACCAGCAATACGAAGACATGGACCCCGTGGCCACCAAGGACCTGCGCTGA
- a CDS encoding DUF4861 family protein yields the protein MTRHATPHPRLPAAAVLMLAILGFAGTNAGAQDKFTVTVTNDLATARPAETIVIPFKEVRARIPGVLLDCVAVRDAKGSIIPAQVTNFTPEARPVLGDDLVWQHDFAPGEKTAVFTIERTAKPVPPFEPKTFARYVPERLDDFAFENDVIAHRMYGPALDTAAAGKSRMISSGIDVWIKSVRYPVINRWYLKGHDAYHVNSGEGIDMYDVGTDRGDGGTGIWDGALIHTSHNYATWRVLANGPIRTVFELEYKAWDAAGVKVTETKRFTIDAGRNLHQVDSTFTFADRDALTVAVGLSKPQRNATHTFASDAKTGWIANWITYNRPPKKNTAPGASLGEGSIGTAALLPAGATAGLAEDKGNNYILVQAAPGKPVRYYIGACWSKDDTGRFPAPAAWEAYLADFALRLGHPLAVTFSPAE from the coding sequence ATGACCAGACACGCCACTCCCCATCCGCGCCTCCCCGCCGCCGCCGTCCTCATGCTCGCCATCCTCGGATTCGCCGGCACGAATGCCGGCGCGCAGGACAAGTTCACCGTCACCGTGACCAATGACCTCGCCACCGCGCGCCCGGCCGAGACCATCGTCATCCCCTTCAAGGAAGTCCGCGCGCGCATCCCCGGCGTGCTGCTCGACTGCGTCGCCGTCCGCGACGCCAAAGGCAGCATCATCCCCGCGCAAGTCACCAATTTTACCCCCGAGGCGCGCCCCGTGCTCGGCGACGATCTCGTGTGGCAGCATGATTTTGCGCCCGGCGAGAAAACCGCCGTTTTCACCATCGAGCGCACCGCCAAGCCCGTGCCGCCTTTCGAACCCAAAACCTTTGCGCGCTACGTTCCCGAACGCCTCGACGATTTCGCCTTTGAAAACGACGTCATCGCCCACCGCATGTATGGTCCGGCGCTCGACACGGCGGCCGCCGGGAAATCGCGCATGATCAGCAGCGGCATCGACGTCTGGATAAAATCCGTCCGCTACCCGGTCATCAACCGCTGGTATCTCAAGGGCCACGACGCCTACCACGTGAACAGCGGCGAGGGCATCGACATGTATGACGTCGGCACCGACCGCGGCGACGGCGGCACCGGCATCTGGGACGGCGCCCTCATCCACACCTCGCACAACTACGCCACCTGGCGCGTCCTCGCCAATGGCCCCATCCGCACGGTGTTCGAGCTTGAATACAAAGCCTGGGACGCCGCCGGCGTGAAAGTCACCGAGACCAAACGCTTCACCATCGACGCCGGACGCAACCTGCACCAGGTCGACAGCACCTTCACCTTCGCGGACCGCGACGCGCTCACCGTCGCCGTCGGCCTCTCCAAGCCCCAGCGCAACGCCACCCACACCTTCGCCTCCGACGCAAAAACCGGCTGGATAGCCAACTGGATCACCTATAACCGCCCGCCGAAAAAGAACACCGCCCCCGGCGCCAGCCTCGGCGAGGGCAGCATCGGCACCGCCGCCCTGCTCCCCGCCGGCGCGACCGCCGGGCTGGCCGAGGACAAAGGCAACAACTACATCCTCGTCCAGGCCGCTCCCGGCAAACCCGTGCGCTACTACATCGGCGCCTGCTGGAGCAAGGACGACACCGGCCGCTTCCCGGCGCCGGCCGCGTGGGAAGCCTACCTCGCCGACTTTGCCCTCCGCCTCGGCCACCCGCTCGCTGTAACGTTTTCACCCGCCGAATAG
- a CDS encoding DUF4861 family protein, with the protein MKRITLPVPFFALGFALVFATVAPALYGAEKFTITVSHDLAEARPAETIVIPFAEVSRRLPGLLFDQVIVRDAGGAVVPSQATAFHHVHRGPPVYQELVFQHDFAAGEKSATFTIEASPVPAPPVPAKVMARYVPERYDDFAWENDRMAHRIYGPGLELPSAGPDQMTSSGIDFWCKKVHHFVVDGWYHKGHDGLHTDTGEGLDMYDVGTYRGLGGTGVWDGAALHTSRNWSIWKVLAGGPLRAVFELGYEPWDAAPAFGITNGFMVSETKRFTVDPGLNVDKVESTFTFQPPRKSPDGEITVAIGLSKHPSKTTVAVPTKNETGAWLSLWEEFKDPADGSLGTGIVLDPSAKFAGFAETAADLLILVKVKTGKPLRYYIGGGWDLSGDFKTRADWEKYLASIAARLRNPVRVAFASGK; encoded by the coding sequence ATGAAAAGAATCACACTCCCGGTCCCGTTTTTTGCCCTCGGATTCGCACTCGTGTTCGCGACAGTCGCGCCGGCCCTTTATGGAGCCGAAAAATTCACCATCACCGTCTCGCACGACCTCGCCGAAGCGCGGCCAGCCGAGACCATCGTAATCCCGTTTGCGGAGGTCAGCCGCCGCCTGCCCGGGTTGTTGTTCGACCAGGTCATCGTGCGCGACGCGGGCGGCGCGGTCGTGCCGTCGCAGGCAACGGCGTTTCACCACGTGCATCGCGGCCCTCCGGTCTATCAGGAACTGGTCTTCCAGCACGATTTCGCCGCCGGCGAGAAGAGCGCGACCTTCACCATCGAGGCGTCGCCCGTGCCCGCTCCGCCCGTGCCGGCGAAGGTCATGGCGCGCTACGTGCCCGAGCGTTACGACGACTTCGCGTGGGAAAACGACCGCATGGCGCATCGCATCTACGGCCCCGGGCTCGAACTGCCGTCGGCCGGGCCGGACCAGATGACGAGCAGCGGCATCGATTTCTGGTGCAAGAAAGTCCATCATTTCGTCGTCGATGGTTGGTATCACAAAGGACACGACGGCCTCCACACCGACACCGGAGAGGGGCTCGACATGTATGACGTCGGCACCTATCGCGGCCTCGGCGGCACCGGCGTGTGGGATGGCGCCGCGCTGCACACCTCGCGCAACTGGAGCATCTGGAAAGTCCTCGCGGGCGGCCCGCTGCGCGCCGTGTTCGAGCTCGGTTACGAGCCGTGGGACGCCGCGCCCGCCTTCGGCATCACGAACGGCTTCATGGTGTCCGAGACCAAGCGCTTCACCGTCGATCCGGGCCTCAATGTGGACAAGGTCGAGAGCACATTCACCTTTCAACCGCCGCGCAAATCCCCCGACGGCGAAATCACCGTCGCCATCGGGCTGAGCAAGCACCCCTCCAAGACCACCGTCGCCGTGCCGACGAAAAACGAAACCGGCGCATGGCTCAGCCTCTGGGAGGAGTTCAAGGACCCCGCCGACGGCAGCCTCGGCACCGGCATTGTGCTCGATCCCTCCGCGAAATTCGCCGGCTTCGCCGAAACCGCCGCCGACCTGCTCATCCTCGTGAAGGTGAAGACTGGCAAGCCGCTGCGCTACTACATCGGCGGCGGCTGGGACTTGAGCGGCGATTTCAAGACCCGCGCCGACTGGGAAAAGTATCTTGCCTCCATCGCCGCCCGCCTGCGCAACCCCGTGCGAGTCGCATTTGCGAGTGGAAAATAA
- a CDS encoding ABC transporter permease, which translates to MSLRWRNIFTVFRKELTDTLRDRRSLISMFVVPTVVMPVLMLGIGVVSVKVVSKAHDEAPSVMVVGAKDSPAVRAALEGNERLRLVPFAPDYKARIAAKTLRAAVEIPDDFDAALAAGRPAEVTICLFRGEFRSEDFAAGELERFFSGYRNRLVRERLAARGLEETFLRPFEVKRENVAPPAKVGGNLYGGLVPYLLILLCFTGAMYPAIDLTAGEKERGTMETILCSPVGRTELVLGKFLMVLTASLATVACSLGSMLATAQAGSALLTGKALGAAGGLPAVSWPGVLGVCALVLPLAVLFAAGLLTVSLFARSHKEAQSYASPLIFIVILPAVGAVLPGVELTAKLAFVPILNVALVSKEMVAGQFPAGMIALIFGSTCLYAAAALALAVRMFNRESVLFRM; encoded by the coding sequence ATGAGCCTGCGCTGGCGGAATATTTTCACGGTGTTTCGCAAGGAACTGACGGACACGCTGCGCGACCGGCGCTCGCTGATCTCGATGTTCGTCGTGCCGACCGTGGTGATGCCGGTGTTGATGCTCGGCATCGGCGTGGTGTCGGTGAAAGTGGTCAGCAAGGCGCACGACGAGGCGCCGTCGGTGATGGTCGTGGGGGCGAAAGACTCGCCGGCCGTGCGCGCCGCGCTGGAGGGCAACGAACGCTTGCGGCTGGTGCCGTTCGCGCCGGATTACAAAGCGCGGATCGCAGCCAAGACACTGCGCGCGGCGGTGGAGATCCCGGATGATTTCGACGCGGCGCTGGCGGCGGGGAGGCCGGCGGAGGTGACGATATGCCTGTTCCGGGGCGAGTTCAGGTCGGAGGATTTCGCGGCGGGCGAACTGGAGCGTTTTTTCAGCGGTTATAGAAACCGGCTGGTGCGCGAGCGTCTGGCGGCGCGCGGGCTGGAGGAGACGTTTTTGCGCCCGTTTGAGGTGAAGCGCGAAAACGTCGCGCCTCCCGCGAAGGTGGGCGGCAATCTCTACGGCGGGCTGGTGCCGTATTTGTTGATATTATTGTGCTTCACGGGCGCGATGTATCCGGCGATCGACTTGACGGCGGGCGAGAAGGAGCGCGGCACGATGGAGACGATCCTGTGCAGCCCGGTCGGGCGCACGGAGCTGGTGCTGGGGAAGTTTCTCATGGTGCTCACGGCGTCGCTCGCCACGGTGGCCTGCTCGCTCGGCTCGATGCTGGCGACCGCGCAGGCGGGCAGCGCGTTGCTCACGGGCAAGGCGCTGGGCGCGGCGGGCGGGCTGCCGGCGGTGAGCTGGCCGGGCGTGCTCGGCGTGTGCGCGCTGGTGCTGCCGCTGGCGGTGCTGTTCGCCGCGGGCTTGCTGACGGTCTCGCTGTTCGCGCGCAGCCACAAGGAGGCGCAGAGTTATGCGTCGCCGTTGATCTTCATCGTGATCCTGCCGGCGGTGGGCGCGGTGCTGCCGGGCGTGGAGCTCACTGCAAAACTCGCGTTCGTGCCGATCCTCAACGTCGCTCTGGTGAGCAAGGAGATGGTCGCGGGCCAGTTTCCCGCCGGGATGATCGCGTTGATCTTCGGCTCGACCTGCCTTTATGCCGCCGCCGCTCTGGCCCTGGCGGTGCGGATGTTCAACCGCGAGAGCGTGCTGTTCCGCATGTGA
- a CDS encoding ATP-binding cassette domain-containing protein, translated as MQTDAPMIEAAGLTKVFRDRKRGEFRAVDALSFRVEPGRIYGLLGANGAGKTTALRMLATLLRPSAGTARVAGFDVAAEPDKVRAHMGFLATSTALYGRLTARETIRYFGRLNGLGDAEIAARTERLVTELDMAEFIDRRVEKFSTGMKQKVSIARTLIHEPPVMIFDEPTIGLDVMAARTILRFIRECRARGKAVVYSTHVMSEVEKLCDRIGIVHGGRLLAEGSLAELRERHGGQDMEEIFVRVVEARAGGFSSEEGCG; from the coding sequence TTGCAAACAGACGCGCCAATGATCGAGGCCGCCGGCCTGACCAAGGTTTTTCGCGACCGGAAACGCGGGGAGTTTCGCGCCGTGGACGCGCTGAGTTTTCGCGTGGAGCCGGGCCGCATCTACGGGCTGCTCGGCGCGAATGGCGCGGGCAAGACCACCGCGCTGCGCATGCTGGCCACGCTGCTCAGGCCGTCGGCGGGAACGGCGCGCGTGGCGGGCTTCGATGTCGCAGCGGAGCCGGACAAGGTGCGCGCGCACATGGGTTTCCTGGCGACGAGCACCGCCCTCTACGGGCGGCTCACGGCGCGCGAGACGATCCGGTATTTCGGACGGCTCAACGGCCTCGGCGACGCGGAGATCGCCGCGCGCACGGAGCGCCTCGTGACCGAGCTCGACATGGCGGAGTTCATCGACCGCCGCGTGGAGAAGTTTTCCACGGGCATGAAGCAAAAGGTGTCGATCGCGCGGACGTTGATCCACGAGCCGCCGGTGATGATTTTCGACGAGCCAACCATCGGGCTCGACGTGATGGCGGCACGCACCATCCTGCGCTTCATCCGCGAGTGCCGCGCGCGCGGGAAGGCCGTCGTTTATTCGACGCACGTGATGAGCGAGGTGGAAAAACTCTGCGACCGCATCGGCATCGTGCACGGCGGGCGCCTGCTGGCGGAAGGTTCGCTGGCCGAGTTGCGCGAGCGCCACGGCGGGCAGGACATGGAGGAGATTTTCGTGCGCGTGGTGGAGGCGCGCGCGGGCGGATTTTCAAGCGAGGAGGGATGCGGATGA
- a CDS encoding outer membrane beta-barrel protein: MKHTKRKLAGLALASSLILATAASAKIAVGDYVDLSGYVGASARYQKTDRDQGVADDDSAKLDLDAVKLSADIKYNALSAKVSAFMPGSTLDEFNSDDIFITEAYLSYDFGNGYTVSGGRFLSWIGYEAFDLDQQWSLESGLGDMSYLVPNFHNGVRVQYTSGKITLGAALLDSVYNGEDAYTGDADVRNGLGGEFMIRYQDEAFSFGTTLAVEKNTDADYSRYTADLWAQYYLANTKTTFGAEFIYGRWSFKNTPSDTVDYAVMVSARQPIMERLSVAGSVAFGKGESAGMTDMRYQKVAVAPTYVLSENLEARAEVSWTNYDRAYTSAKDRYFAGVQMVFKF, translated from the coding sequence ATGAAACACACCAAACGAAAACTCGCAGGGCTCGCCCTTGCGTCCTCGCTCATCCTCGCGACCGCGGCCAGCGCCAAGATCGCCGTGGGTGATTATGTTGACCTCTCCGGCTACGTCGGCGCCTCCGCGCGTTACCAGAAAACTGATCGCGACCAAGGTGTTGCCGACGACGACTCCGCCAAGCTCGACCTTGATGCCGTCAAGCTCTCTGCCGACATCAAATACAACGCCCTCTCAGCGAAGGTTTCCGCTTTCATGCCTGGTTCGACGCTCGACGAGTTCAATAGCGACGACATCTTCATCACCGAGGCGTATCTTTCCTACGATTTCGGCAACGGCTATACCGTCTCCGGCGGGCGTTTCCTGAGCTGGATCGGCTACGAGGCCTTTGACCTCGACCAGCAATGGTCGCTGGAGTCCGGCCTCGGCGACATGAGCTACCTCGTGCCGAACTTCCACAACGGCGTCCGCGTGCAATACACCTCCGGCAAAATCACGCTCGGCGCCGCCTTGCTGGACTCGGTTTATAATGGTGAAGACGCCTACACCGGCGACGCGGACGTGCGCAACGGCTTGGGCGGCGAGTTCATGATTCGCTATCAGGACGAGGCTTTCAGTTTCGGCACCACCCTGGCGGTGGAAAAGAACACCGATGCTGACTACAGTCGCTACACCGCCGATCTCTGGGCGCAGTATTATCTCGCGAACACCAAGACCACCTTCGGTGCCGAGTTCATCTATGGACGGTGGTCTTTCAAGAACACGCCCTCGGACACCGTTGATTATGCGGTCATGGTGTCGGCCCGCCAGCCCATCATGGAGCGCCTTTCCGTTGCCGGCAGCGTCGCTTTTGGCAAAGGGGAATCCGCAGGCATGACTGACATGCGCTATCAAAAAGTGGCGGTCGCACCGACCTATGTCCTGAGCGAAAACCTCGAAGCTAGGGCCGAGGTGAGCTGGACGAATTACGACCGCGCCTACACCAGCGCGAAAGACCGCTACTTCGCCGGCGTGCAGATGGTGTTCAAATTCTGA
- the kdsA gene encoding 3-deoxy-8-phosphooctulonate synthase, whose translation MIFDPSKLLLIAGPCSLENETISRTVAAELARIRDSQPDLRIVFKGSFDKANRTSLAGPRGPGIDEGLRLLAMVRREYGFPVLTDIHEAAQVRPVAAVCDVLQIPAFLCRQTDLLMAAAATGRIVNVKKGQFLSPQEMAHVVGKLRGSGAAESEVWQTERGTTFGYQNLVVDMRSFAIMKTNGFPAIFDATHSVQLPGAAGGRSGGQREFVPPLACAALAAGADGLFIETHPRPDEAISDGPNMVPLEKLSALLEKCVRVWKAVRRGE comes from the coding sequence ATGATCTTCGATCCTTCCAAACTGCTCCTCATCGCGGGTCCGTGCTCGCTCGAAAATGAAACCATCAGCCGCACGGTCGCCGCCGAACTGGCGCGCATCCGCGACTCGCAGCCGGATTTGCGCATCGTCTTCAAGGGATCGTTCGACAAGGCCAACCGCACCTCGCTCGCCGGGCCGCGCGGTCCCGGCATCGACGAAGGCTTGCGGCTGCTCGCGATGGTGAGGCGCGAATACGGCTTCCCCGTGCTGACCGACATCCACGAGGCCGCGCAGGTGCGGCCGGTGGCGGCGGTGTGCGACGTGTTGCAGATTCCCGCGTTTCTCTGCCGGCAGACGGACTTGCTGATGGCGGCGGCCGCGACGGGACGCATCGTCAATGTGAAGAAAGGCCAGTTTTTGTCCCCGCAGGAAATGGCGCACGTCGTCGGCAAGCTGCGCGGCAGCGGCGCGGCGGAATCCGAGGTATGGCAGACGGAGCGCGGCACGACCTTCGGCTACCAGAACCTGGTCGTGGACATGCGCTCGTTCGCGATCATGAAGACGAACGGATTCCCCGCCATCTTCGACGCCACGCACAGCGTGCAGCTCCCCGGCGCCGCCGGCGGCAGGAGCGGCGGGCAGCGCGAGTTTGTGCCGCCGCTGGCCTGCGCCGCGCTCGCGGCCGGGGCGGATGGGTTGTTCATCGAAACGCATCCCAGGCCCGACGAGGCGATCAGCGACGGGCCGAACATGGTGCCGTTGGAAAAACTTTCCGCGTTGCTGGAAAAATGCGTGCGGGTCTGGAAGGCCGTCCGGCGCGGGGAATAA
- a CDS encoding acyl-CoA thioesterase — protein sequence MIQSRTQIAVRYAETDMMGIVYHGSYLPWFEIGRTTLLKEQGIVYRQLEAEGYRLPVIEVAIKYHRPALYDDTVTVVTTLREKPGLRIRLEYEVYNGDELLVTAHTQHAFIDKQGRPVRPPPIFTERMRELFG from the coding sequence ATGATCCAATCCCGCACGCAGATCGCCGTCCGCTACGCCGAGACCGACATGATGGGCATCGTTTACCACGGCAGCTACCTGCCTTGGTTTGAGATCGGGCGCACCACGTTGCTCAAGGAGCAGGGCATCGTTTACCGCCAGCTTGAGGCCGAAGGCTATCGTCTGCCCGTCATCGAGGTCGCAATCAAATATCACCGTCCCGCGCTTTATGACGACACGGTGACCGTCGTGACCACGCTGCGCGAAAAACCCGGCCTGCGCATTCGTCTCGAATACGAAGTGTATAACGGCGACGAGCTTCTCGTCACGGCGCACACCCAGCACGCTTTTATAGACAAACAAGGCCGCCCCGTGCGCCCGCCGCCGATATTCACGGAACGGATGAGGGAATTGTTTGGATGA
- a CDS encoding arsenate reductase family protein, translated as MLTIYTYAKCSTCRDAVKWLRAHNIAFAEKPIRETPPAPAELRAMLAHQGGQLRRLFNTSGQDYRALGLKDKLPAMSEAEALKLLSTNGNLVKRPFVLGRAKGGEIGMVGFKPEEWTAVLLQK; from the coding sequence ATGCTCACGATTTACACCTATGCCAAATGCAGCACCTGCCGCGATGCGGTGAAATGGCTGCGCGCACACAACATCGCGTTTGCGGAAAAACCCATCCGCGAAACGCCGCCCGCCCCGGCGGAGCTGCGCGCCATGCTCGCCCACCAGGGCGGGCAGCTCCGCAGGCTTTTCAACACCTCCGGCCAGGATTACCGCGCACTCGGGCTGAAGGACAAACTGCCCGCGATGAGCGAGGCCGAGGCGCTCAAGCTGCTCTCGACGAACGGCAATCTCGTGAAACGCCCCTTCGTACTCGGACGCGCAAAGGGCGGCGAAATCGGGATGGTCGGCTTCAAGCCGGAGGAGTGGACGGCGGTGCTGCTGCAAAAATAA
- a CDS encoding OmpP1/FadL family transporter, with amino-acid sequence MKTSTKLITLASTALALAAGAQIAHGAGFAIYETNSRGFAMGNAVTGLNDDASALYSNPAAITSLKGTRIVAGVAAIVPNVSLDVHEYDYPAQLGGAHLDAQRTNMNNYVAPMPHVYVTRQINDRFSAGIALFSPFGLKSDFDPTWPGRVNNYYTEIVTFEVNPSVAWKVFEKNGHALSIAIGLQAIYADVDIRRDLTGANALGKLRLYGDTTAFGYNVALQYKLNNQLGVGLHYRTHLQLDFDKAHATATPFTAAGLGAVHATGAIDLPASWAFGVNYRPIDRLEIGFQALLTEWSSYDKLDIDIYAPTGMGGKIATSSPKNWSDVWRYSLGAEYQWTDTFALRVGYVIDKDPVDPAHADFMVPSNDRQVVSFGGGFKLSDRATLDLAYGYVLIKDRDIAARPAEGVVPVTTHADAYVVSATLNWVF; translated from the coding sequence ATGAAAACCTCCACAAAACTGATCACGCTGGCCTCAACCGCCCTTGCTCTTGCAGCCGGGGCCCAAATTGCCCACGGAGCGGGCTTCGCGATTTATGAAACCAACTCGCGCGGCTTTGCCATGGGCAATGCCGTCACCGGCCTCAACGACGACGCCTCCGCCCTCTATTCCAACCCCGCCGCCATCACCTCGTTGAAGGGCACCCGGATCGTCGCTGGCGTCGCCGCCATCGTCCCCAACGTTTCGCTGGACGTGCATGAATACGACTATCCAGCCCAACTGGGAGGCGCGCATCTTGATGCCCAGCGCACCAATATGAACAATTACGTCGCGCCGATGCCGCATGTCTATGTTACCCGGCAAATCAACGACCGGTTCTCCGCAGGCATCGCCCTCTTCTCGCCCTTCGGCTTGAAAAGCGACTTCGACCCGACCTGGCCCGGACGCGTCAACAATTACTATACCGAAATCGTCACCTTCGAAGTGAACCCCAGCGTCGCTTGGAAAGTTTTTGAGAAAAACGGCCACGCGCTCTCCATCGCCATCGGCCTTCAGGCCATTTACGCCGACGTTGACATCCGCCGCGATCTCACCGGAGCCAATGCGCTTGGGAAACTCCGCCTCTACGGTGACACCACCGCCTTTGGTTACAACGTCGCCCTTCAATACAAACTCAACAATCAACTCGGCGTCGGCCTCCACTACCGCACCCACCTCCAACTCGACTTCGACAAGGCCCACGCGACCGCCACCCCCTTCACCGCCGCCGGTCTCGGAGCCGTCCATGCCACCGGTGCCATCGACCTGCCCGCGTCCTGGGCATTCGGCGTCAACTACCGCCCGATTGACCGTCTCGAAATCGGCTTCCAAGCCCTCCTCACTGAATGGTCGTCCTACGACAAACTGGACATTGACATCTATGCGCCCACCGGCATGGGCGGGAAAATCGCCACGAGCAGCCCGAAGAACTGGAGCGATGTCTGGCGCTACTCCCTCGGCGCCGAATACCAATGGACGGACACCTTTGCCCTGCGCGTCGGGTATGTCATTGACAAGGATCCCGTGGATCCCGCCCACGCCGACTTCATGGTGCCATCCAACGACCGCCAAGTGGTCTCCTTCGGCGGCGGTTTTAAATTGAGCGATCGCGCCACCCTCGACCTCGCCTACGGCTACGTGCTGATCAAAGACCGTGACATCGCCGCGCGCCCCGCCGAGGGCGTCGTCCCCGTGACGACCCACGCCGACGCCTACGTTGTCAGCGCGACGTTGAACTGGGTGTTCTGA
- the ychF gene encoding redox-regulated ATPase YchF, producing the protein MLKAGIVGLPNVGKSTLFNALTRSRKAEAANYPFCTIDPNVGVVTVPDDRLYVLQKIAKTQVVIPAAIEFVDIAGLVAGASKGEGLGNQFLANIREVDAIVQVVRCFEDPDVVHTMGGVDPVRDIEVITTELVLADLESVTKRMEKTQKKAKSGDKEAIVEMALLERLSPHLNEGKTANVLPGATEDDTAMMKLFQLLTAKPVLFACNVAESDLATAEENPFVQKVAEYVRTHHDAAYVPISAKIEAELIELPADEAKAFLKDLGVDDSGVSALIRASYALLGLQTYFTAGEKEVRAWTIKKGWKAPQAAGVIHTDFEKGFIKAEVVSYEDLSRLGGTAAAREAGKYRLEGKDYVFQDGDVALFRFNN; encoded by the coding sequence ATGCTCAAAGCTGGCATCGTCGGCCTGCCCAACGTAGGCAAATCCACTCTCTTCAACGCACTCACCCGCTCCCGCAAGGCGGAGGCGGCCAACTATCCTTTCTGCACCATCGATCCCAATGTCGGCGTCGTCACCGTGCCGGACGACCGCCTTTACGTCCTTCAGAAAATCGCGAAAACCCAGGTCGTCATTCCCGCCGCCATCGAGTTTGTGGACATCGCCGGCCTCGTCGCCGGAGCCAGCAAGGGCGAGGGGCTGGGCAACCAGTTTCTTGCCAATATCCGCGAAGTGGACGCCATCGTGCAGGTTGTGCGCTGCTTCGAGGATCCCGATGTCGTCCACACCATGGGCGGCGTCGATCCCGTGCGCGACATCGAGGTCATCACCACCGAACTCGTGCTCGCCGACCTCGAATCCGTGACCAAGCGCATGGAAAAAACGCAAAAAAAAGCCAAGTCCGGCGACAAGGAGGCCATCGTCGAAATGGCCCTGCTCGAACGTCTCTCGCCCCACCTCAACGAAGGCAAAACGGCCAACGTGCTTCCCGGCGCGACCGAGGACGACACGGCCATGATGAAACTCTTCCAGCTCCTCACCGCCAAGCCGGTCCTCTTCGCCTGCAATGTCGCCGAGTCCGACCTCGCCACCGCCGAGGAGAATCCCTTTGTGCAAAAAGTCGCCGAATACGTGCGCACCCACCACGACGCCGCCTACGTGCCCATCTCGGCCAAAATCGAGGCCGAGCTCATCGAATTGCCCGCCGACGAGGCGAAGGCGTTTTTGAAAGACCTCGGCGTGGATGATTCCGGCGTCTCCGCGCTCATCCGCGCCAGCTATGCACTCCTCGGCCTGCAAACCTACTTCACCGCCGGCGAAAAGGAAGTGCGTGCCTGGACCATCAAGAAAGGCTGGAAGGCCCCGCAGGCCGCTGGCGTGATCCACACCGATTTCGAGAAAGGGTTCATCAAGGCGGAAGTGGTGAGCTACGAAGACTTGTCCCGCCTGGGCGGCACCGCGGCGGCGAGAGAGGCCGGCAAATACCGGCTGGAGGGCAAGGATTACGTCTTTCAGGACGGCGACGTGGCGCTTTTCCGTTTTAACAATTGA